In Spirosoma pollinicola, the genomic window GATAACGGAACTCTACGATGTCATTCACAGCACGTTTGAGAAGCGAATGCCGAATGTGTTGGCCGAGTATGTGTATGCTCTGGCGAACCTCTATAACTCGTTTTATCACGAGAGTCATGTGCTGAACGAAGTAGATCAGGCGATTCAGCGTTCGTTGGTTAGTATCATGTCTTTAAGTCTAAAGTGCATCGAGACTTGCGTGGGGTTACTAGGCATTTCCGTTCCGGATCGTATGTAGTACGTACCATGTCAATTGTGTTAGTAATTGAGCCTTTGATGAGAATAAGCAGTTCGTAGCGTTATGAGCGGGATCTAGCGGATAGAAGGTTACGCTCGTTCCAACTACATTTCGCTATCCAACATGCAGGGCTGAAAATTTCTTAGGCTTGCTGCCTATATGCTCCGCAAATACTCTGGAAAAGTGGCTCAGGTTCATAAAGCCTAACTGATACCCTACCTCCGAGACCGTTAACCCTTTTTCTTTCAGCAACCGGGCGGCTTCCTGCATCCGCATACTCTGATAGTACTCGAAGACCCCTTTCCCAAAGGTTTGCTTGAAAAGCTTCCGAAGCTTCGGTTGGCTCATGTGCGCTCGGCGGGCCAACGAAGCGATATCCGGCGCTTCATCCAAATGCGCTTGTAAATGCTGTTTGATGGCATAAATCGATTTAAAATCGTTGATGTGCATTTTGCTCAGTGGTGTAGCTTCCCGCTGCATTAATAAGGCGAATACGTAACACAGTAGTTCTTCACATTTTAGTCTATAGTAGCGGTTTTCCAACTGTTCGGGAACGGGCTGATGCAACATGTCGCCAGCGGTTTTAACCAGATCGGGTGAGAGGTCGGTTTCGAACGCAAAATTGCCCTTGGCTTGCAGAAGACTGGCCACTACGGGATGGTCGATTTCCCCAAATAGGTGACCCAGATACGCCCGGGAAACGGCGATGGTCACACTGCCGAAGAGCGTGTTTGATGGCATTTCCATCAGCGAAGAAAGTGCCTGTACACAGATAAATACATAAGCCCGTTCCGGTGCTAAGTGCTTTTCGGCTTGCAAGAACGAATAAACACCACTCAGCAAAAAAATAACGTCGTCCTGCCCGTCTGCCAGTTCATTGGTACGCTCAATAACTATATCTTCTTTGAGGTAGTAATGACGCACCATCATCCGCAGATCACTTCCCCAAGTGAAGCCTGTAAGGTAGCCTTCGCCCTTGCTCTCGGGGATATGAACAAAACGTCCACTGGTGGTCGCACCAATAGCCTGAGCGAATGCTCGGATGATCCCCGAGCCATTTTTGTCCGTAATGGAAATTTTCATTTATGACTATTATAAGAGCAAATGAGGCTATTTTATGCCTAAAGGTAGCCCTAATTTTGTAGCAGTAAATGAGCACTATTCATTGACACAAAAAGATATGTTAGTAGAAAGTAAACAAGTAGCCATCATAGGCGGTGGACCAGGAGGCTTAACCTTAGCCACTCTTTTACAAAAAAAAGGCGTTGCGGTAACCGTGTATGAGCGGGACGGCGACCGAACAAAACGAATGCAAGGCGGTACCTTAGACCTGCACACCGAATCGGGGTTAGCGGCTTTGGCTAAAGCGGGCTTGCTGGATGCCTTTAAAGCCAATTATCGGCCTGGTGCCGATAAAGTGCGCGTTGTCGATAAGCAGACCCACATTTTGGATGACGACCACACTAAAAATGTAACAACAACTTTCGGAGACGATTACCACAGACCTGAAATTGACCGGGGCGCATTAAGAGCGATCTTATTAGATTCGTTACAGCCTAACACAGTTGTTTGGGATAGTCATGTGATCTCCCTGGAATCGGTTGGCAACCGTTGGAAACTACTATTTCAAAACGGTACCACTAGTGTCGCTGACCTAATTATTGGGGCTGATGGGGCCAATTCTAAAATTCGTTCCTTTGTTACGCCCATCAAACCGGTTTATTGTGGGGTTACCATTGTCGAAGGCCAAGTGTATGATTCAGCCAGGAATGCCCCCCAAATTCACGCCTTACTGAAAGGGGGCAAGATTATGGCCCTTGGCGATTCAAAAACAATAACCATCAGTGCGAAAGGCGATGGAAGTTTAGATTTTTACACCGGTTGGAAAGCAGCAGCCAACTGGGCTAAAGACAGCGGTATTGATTTTAACGACAGTCAACAGGTGCAGGCCTGGTTTAAAAGCAAGTATGCGGACTGGGACACCCTATGGCTTGAATTGGTTGAAGGAGCCAGTTTGCCGCTTATCGCTCGTCCGCAATATTGCATGCCTTTGGACCAATCTTGGGAAGCACAATCCAATATAACGGTGATTGGCGATGCGGCCCACGTGATGCCACCCTATGCGGGTGAAGGCGTCAACATGGCGATGCTGGATGCTTTAGAGTTGAGTGAGAGTTTAACTAGCGACCAGTTCGTGGATATAAAATTGGCTAATGCTCATTATGAAAAACAGATGTTTGTGCGATTTGCCGAAATAGGTCAAGAAACGTTAGACAACACCGACTGGATGCATTC contains:
- a CDS encoding helix-turn-helix transcriptional regulator, whose amino-acid sequence is MKISITDKNGSGIIRAFAQAIGATTSGRFVHIPESKGEGYLTGFTWGSDLRMMVRHYYLKEDIVIERTNELADGQDDVIFLLSGVYSFLQAEKHLAPERAYVFICVQALSSLMEMPSNTLFGSVTIAVSRAYLGHLFGEIDHPVVASLLQAKGNFAFETDLSPDLVKTAGDMLHQPVPEQLENRYYRLKCEELLCYVFALLMQREATPLSKMHINDFKSIYAIKQHLQAHLDEAPDIASLARRAHMSQPKLRKLFKQTFGKGVFEYYQSMRMQEAARLLKEKGLTVSEVGYQLGFMNLSHFSRVFAEHIGSKPKKFSALHVG
- a CDS encoding FAD-dependent oxidoreductase; the encoded protein is MLVESKQVAIIGGGPGGLTLATLLQKKGVAVTVYERDGDRTKRMQGGTLDLHTESGLAALAKAGLLDAFKANYRPGADKVRVVDKQTHILDDDHTKNVTTTFGDDYHRPEIDRGALRAILLDSLQPNTVVWDSHVISLESVGNRWKLLFQNGTTSVADLIIGADGANSKIRSFVTPIKPVYCGVTIVEGQVYDSARNAPQIHALLKGGKIMALGDSKTITISAKGDGSLDFYTGWKAAANWAKDSGIDFNDSQQVQAWFKSKYADWDTLWLELVEGASLPLIARPQYCMPLDQSWEAQSNITVIGDAAHVMPPYAGEGVNMAMLDALELSESLTSDQFVDIKLANAHYEKQMFVRFAEIGQETLDNTDWMHSPGGLEKLVNLFNPTE